The nucleotide window ttcaattgaATAGGAACATGtccaaacagaagatagacacaaagtgctggagtaactcagtgggtcaggcaacatctgtggagagaaggaatgggtcatgtttcgggttgagaacctactTCAGACTGCTGTCCATACGGATACTGAAAGGTAAACAAAGAGAGGAAAAAATTGAGTTACTTCATGAAAGAAAACACatttaatatttgacatttttatCAATTGTATTTCACTAGTGTGAAGGAATGCTATCACATTAGTTTGTTCATTTTTGGGTctaagatttttggttattgataaATATGTTATTACAATGGTACTTATACAATGAAGTAGCTTTGTCGGGCAGATTTACTGGGCACTCGTGAATGTTCAGGATGGTGATGAAACTTTGGGAGGTTGGCAGTGAGCTGTCTTTTCCATGTAGCAAAACGTGGCAATTTGCAAAGCTTAAGTTAGAGCAAGTTCTAATGCTATTTagtatcttcatcatcagcttaATAATGCAGTTTTCACTCTATAATTTTCAGATGACTATAAATCCGTTTGTGGAATCAAAACATTTCCAGAAACGGTCAGTAAGGACCTATTTCGTGGTCATCCAGGTTTGGAAGACCTGTTCCCTGGAAGGGAACCTGGAGGAAGAAAGGGGATTCTGATATTCTCCAGAAGCTGGGCTGTTGATATAAACTTACCAAAGCACAATGGTGTAATATGTGATGCCCTGCTCCTGGCCACGGGTGGCACTCCAATGCTCTATACTATTGTCAAAGAAGAAGATGAGGCAATAACTGAGTATTCACGAAACACAGCCATGTGCATCAAACAAAAGCTGGTGAATGTGGGTGGATATGCAGGAAAACTCTGTGTCATTCCTAACATCCTTCACTATATAGACCCTGAAATGGCTAAACATGGTAATGCAAGCTGTCAGCAGCAGACTGAGAATGTGTTACAAGTTCAGTACCCATCAAGTTATGAACACTTAACAAAAAATGACATCACAAAATTGCTTGAAGCAGTCATCATTGTCCTACTACATTTCACATCTGTCCTAAGTGATAAAATTGGCAGTGAATTTCTCAATCTACTATCATTCCAGCAATTTCAGATCCTTCATTCAAAACACGACATTGAGAACTGTAAAAAGCTGTTTATACATGGTCTTCCTGGAACTGGCAAAACAGTTATGGCTGAACATCTCGTCAGAAGAATTATCAACACCTTCCACTGTACAGGAGATGAAGTTCTTTACATTTGTGAAAATAGTCCATTGCAGATATTTATGAGGTAATATCTGCATTTCTACCATTGCAAGTTCTAGCATTTATTTGCAGTATACAGtggagttctggtcgccccattggaGGCTTGGAGTGGGTGCTAATCTGAGAAAAAAACcacccaatctgaggaaagacattcttggcatagaggtagtacagagaaggttcaccagactgattcctgggatggcaggactttcatatgaagaaagactggatagattcgacttgtactcgctggaatttagaagactgaggggggatcttatagaaacttaaggggttggacaggctagatgcaggaagattattcccgatgttggggaagtccagaacaagggggtcacagtttaaggataagggggaagtcgtttaggaccgaggtgagaaaatcatgttttacacagagagtagtgaatctgtggaattctctgccacagaaggtagttgaggctatttcattggctatatttaagaaggagttaggtgttgaccttgtggataaagggatcagggggtatggagagaaggcaggtacaggatactgagttggatgatcagccatggtcatattgaatggcgtagcaggctcgaagggccgaatggcctactcctgcagctatatTTCTATGTGCAGAGgaaatttaccagaatgctgcccggaTTAGAGTGTTTCAGATATGGGcaaaggttggatagacttggattggtttctcgggaatgtcagaggttgaggggagacttgatagaaatatgtaaaattatgagaggcatagatacggtagacagtgtgaaccttttccccaggtggAAATGCCCAACATTACGGGGTgcagctacaggtgcacaaccttttatccgacgatccaaataacgaaaacctccgaatagcgacattttttcggtccttgaagaaaggtccttgaaaacgttcaccgagggcggcccgcagaggtgacagcggaacctccggtcggtcctcgaagaaaggggaactaaatccccattcataaaagaggtgagggtatattgcgcgggagggttaataattgacaatctgctgctgcctgcccgctgggttaaaaagttcccacggtagacacgatacacagtgtatcgtgagtcttgcgtgggaacttttaaacttagcgtgcaggcagcagcagattgtcgctacCTTCAGTtttaccccacctacacccctctgcttcccggccatgtgtgtgaccccttccctccccagctccccgctcattgcaccggcgcaggggctttgcactgtcttcacgtcggcgattctagcagcgcagtgcagtcaccggagacgtcaggaccaacgggacaccgacccccaggccaaccgcaagcacggagaacccagagacccacagccagcagcagcccagccccgttccaactcgagaggaaaactgcaaactggccggagacgtcaggaccaccagaagccgctccccgatgggccgctacggcgacaagtggcagttcgcccacagcccgagctacgccgtctcatcgggacaccgacccccaggcccggagcacggagatcccagatcagcaactccagcccagccccgttccaacttcagaggaacacgcagtgtatgggcagaagctgatagtgtggaaggtacttcttgttcttggggtcgcgttggagggggagtgggatattgtgctgtttgatcgccccctactatcccagggacagggagacaggacgttcaccgagggcggcccgcagaggtgacagcggaacctccggtcggtcctcgaagaaaggggaactaaatccccattcataaaagagaaggtgagagtatattgcgcgggagggaaggggtcacacaccgcaagcacggagaaccgagagacccacagccagcagcagcccagccccgctccaacttcttctgccgggatcaaggcgcaaactcgcgaccttgcggatatgagccgagcactctaccactgagccagccattaaaatctacgcaaaaaaatttccattccgaagaccgacaaattctgaattacgaaaggtgtctggtcccaaggctttcggataaaaggttgtgcacctgtataaggtgaaagattaatggagatgtgcggggcaagtattttttaCATTGAGAATGATTACGGACTGAACACATTGCCAggactggtggtggaggcacatacaatggtggtgtttaagatccttttaaataggcacatggaagtgcagggaacagAGCACTTTATATGGATCATGTGTTGGCAGAGATCTTGGCATCACGGTTGGCACAAGTATTGCAGGCTGAAGGGCATAttgatgtgctgtactgttctgtcatAGTTCTCTATAAAATAGACCATTGTCTTTGATAGCCATGGAGctatacagcactggaacaggcccttcagtacatGTACATGTTGACCAAGTTACCACTCCAGCctggtcccatttggcccatctgtctatattactaaatctctgttcttgaccgcttttggcccactgtgctgcgatttgcgTGAGAACACCGCGAcatatggccgtcatttttggccacctcgctcagagcccccctcaaccttccgtgaccggagggtttttcccatcggtgaaaaatcagagagatattaatgttttttaaaaattcgccattctctctgctgcctccacTGGCGtcagggagggagggactattaAACCCAGAAGTGTAGTTCCTcactctctgccagacccaggaagcgagagggtcacggctctctgagctgcgaataacactgaacacgtctacCCCACAGTGAATCCCTCGATGCGACTGTAAAGTGGCtgtagcccaattgtttgcctcgcctttttttaaagtttgtgttcacaaaatgaattttggttggcgGGTGGCTGcaaccaaattgtttgccttggcttggcttttaacaTCATTGCAATAGTTGgctaccagcccaagaatccattcgtcccacaatgtctatactagccttctggaaaccagtaccgtTCGGCCTGCAACACCcacactagcgcaacagaaagccccccgccccccccactggcgagcaatattggaattggtggagagatggaatattgcattggtgaccagccctcccgtgtgatgctgggacccaatgggtcccacttagtctaataactCCCTAAACTCttcctacccatgtatctgtcaaaatgttttttttaagttggAAGTGTACCTGCTTCTAAAGagtcctctggcagcccattccagatATAGACCACCTTCCGAGCAAAAAAGGATGTCCctaaggttcctcttaaatctttctcctctcctctagttttagaatcctatcCCCTGGGAAAAAGAGTGAGTGCTTCCTTTATCCATGCCCTTCATTACATTGTACACCTCAATATGTTCGCTCCtcaacctcctatgctccaaagagaAAGTCTCAACcttccctgtaactcaagcccaggtaacatcttggtgaatctcttctgtacttTTTCCAACTTGAAGACATAGTTCCGATAGCTGGATGACTGGATCTACACACAACCCAAGTGTAGCTTCACCAATAACTTGTACACAACATCATTTTGTACTGCTATTTCTACTTTTGTACTCAATGACCTTCCCAAtggaggcaagcatgccaaaggctttcttcaccacactgtccaTTTAAttctccactttcagggaaccatgtactCCCAGGTTGTATGATATATGTCTTTTATCTATTTTGCCCTGAGTCTATTGTGAGAGTCATTCTTTAGATGTGTTTCTTGCAAAAACATTATATCTGAATTCAGTGATTTCAAACGAGCCAGTACTTTGCCTCagtccttcctcagccctcgggctcttcctcctcctttttcctttcttctccccgccaccccccatcagtctgaagaagggttttggcccgtaacgttacctatttccttcgctccatagatgctgcttcacccgctgagtttctccagcatttttgtgtaccttcgattttccagcatctgcagttccttcttaaacagtacttTGCCTCTTTTGACTGGGTTGTTTACTCCGCTAGTATTCAAACTTGTGAATTTCAAACCTTTTTTCGTGTCAGTCTCATTACTTACGTTTCTTTGCATAATgcccctttcccacttaggaaacctgaacggaaacctctggagactttgtgccccacccaaggtttccgtgcggttcccggagatttttgtcagtctccctacctgcttccactacctgcaacctccgggaaccgcagtcTTTATCTACAAGAGTTCGGAATTCCTGAATAGATCTGTCCTTGACTGATTTTCTCAGTGTTTTCTGCATTAGAACTAGTAACATACCTAACAACAATAACAAAATATAATATCTCTAGCTATTACGAAAATAGTTATGGTGCGAGTTCCCTATGGGAACTATCAATTTAGATTTAATAATGCTCATCAGTCTGGTCTTTATCTTGGCCTCGTCTACCTTGTTATGTTCATAATCAACCTTGTAGgctgaaatgtttttgtttaatcCTTTACTTCTGGATGTCCAAATAAACTATACGATGTAGTCCAACAGAACCTGACAACCAATTTGCACAGAACAAGGATCAGGAAGCAGTAATGCGATAACGATCAGTTAGTCAATTTGTGGCGGACAAATGTTGGCCAGGACTCCAGAGAGAGCTCCCTTGTCCTTTGAGTTTGCCTCATGACACATGGGTCCTGGCTTCACATCTCATCCAAAAGATGTTGCAACTGCTGTGGAGTATCACTGGACATTGTTGTTCAGGTTTCTGGAGTTGAATCGACAAACTGAGATGAGACAAAGCCACAGTGGCAAGCTTTCCATTGCAGTCCTGCTAGAACATCTGCACAAGTGTTAAACTATGTGTCCAGATACATAAAGACTTTCACCATTTATTGCTTCTGAAATTGTATTTATGACGCAGatcatgttttttaaataatattgaattttcaataatattttattgcatTTTGATTTTAGCCGAAGATTGAAATGTATGTGTGTAACAAGGACAACGTTTATGAAAGATgagtttccaaatgtgaaacaTATCGTCGTTGATGAGGCGCAAAACTTCCGTAATGAAGATGGTGGCAGCTGGTATAATAAGGCTCAGGCTCTCAGAACAAACAAAGAAACGCATCCTAATGGACCAGGAGTCTTCTGGATTTTCATGGATCATTTCCAAACTTCCCACATTTTTCCGACTGGATTACCAACAATTGATGATCAGGATCCGAAAGAGGAGTTGACTATAGTGGTTCGGAATGCAAAGAAAATACACAATGTTGTCCTTGAAAATGTCATTAAGACTTTAAAATCTTGGATAGAAGGATCTAGATTTCTGAAAAGGTTAGCTCAAAGTACCAAATGCAATCACTCAATTGCTGGGGAGGCTGAAATAAATAATGAAATGACACAAATGGAGATTGTCAACCACATAGCAGAGCAAATACAATCGTACATTAAGGAAGGCTATGCACCTGATGATATAGCCATCCTGTGCAGTAATAAAAATGAATGTGAAAATTACCATAAGTTACTACATGTAAAGCTTGAACAACAAATTGTAAAAGCAGAGAATATACTGGAAAATGCTATTGTCCTAGATAGTTTGCGTCGATTTTCAGGCCTTGAGAGGACAATTGTATTTGCCATCAACCCTGTACCTCATTCATCACAGAGCGAACTAACTCCTAACATTGTGGTCTGTGTGGCATCGCGAGCAAGGACAAAACTTCATATATTTTATGAAGTTCCCTTTTGGCTCAATGCAAAATAATTACATCTGAAGTTGCTTCAGACTCTGCATTTAAAGGGGTGGGATAATTATTGATGATACAACAAGCCAATTCTTAACATTTAACATGGGGGTGGCAGTACAGGGTGGGTGTTGCTTCAAAGAGTGCAGTTTCTAACAGAATGCAAAAGTTTTGACTTTTTTTAAGAGATAAGCGCTGTTTTTGGTATTTTAATTAAGGCAGGAATAAATTAATAAACGGCTGCACTTGTACGGAGTGTAATACAAATTACAAATACAAATTTCCAACACTCCGCCCAGCTAATCAATATCAAGCTGTAGCCTTAGACAATCCACCTCCAATGTTAGTCAAATTAGATTTTGCGTTACTGTTAGTTATTTTTAGAATAAAGGACAAAGTAGGAGAGAACTTTCAGATACCTGGTCAGAAGGCAGCTTTCTTGACAAACATTTAACACCAAAATAAAAATGGGGGGAGCAAGGACATGCCCAGTTACTACAGGTCCTTCGGTTAATCCTGATGGCAACAAAGTTCTTAGAAACTAGTCAAAGTTAAAATTAAACACCCAACAAATTTGTTAATGAAGAGACATCACTGATTGTTAAAGGCAAATATTTCTTGTCTAATCTGATAACATTtctttggaacatagaacagttgagCTCATGAACAATGTCTGTGGAAAATAATGCCAGTAGGTAAAAGAGAAAGTTGATGAAGAAGAATAGCCGATGCCATTTACATGGATTTTCAGGAGACACGAGAAAGTACATCCAAAGGCCAGACTGGTTTGGAATTAAAAGACCAGTAACTGCAAACACAGGAGATTAGCTGAAGGCAGGAGGAGAGTAGGCAGGAGGTTGTTTATCAGACTGGAGGATGATAGGTGTTCCCAGGAGTTCCAGCCATAACCATTGCTTTTATATATCTGTATATAGCAATCATGTTTATGCAGCGAGCAGGTGTGATCTAGCGTTCACTGCCTGTTCGGCTGGTGAAAACGGAGCTAATCGAGTCTTTCTGAAGGGAATTAGATGGGGatgtgaatgaatgatatgcaggATTATTGAGAAAGAGGGAGTGAATGGGACAGATAGGATTATTTTACAAAGAGCAGCAAAATCTGCACGACCTCTTGTGCCATTTAATTTCAAATGTAACAAATTTCATTATTAAGTAATTTTTGATGATGCCTCTCTCTGAGGAGCAAAGCTAATTAATGGGATTGTCTGCTGTGCTAAAACCATGTTTTCCATTGTGGGGTATATATCATTAGTAACCATTTTATCCAAAAATATATTGCTTCCTAATTTGATTTAAATGTTTTTGCTGCTTTTGGTCTATGCATAATGTTATGTGTCATCTTGCATAATGAACTTTCCAATCAAGCATTATATTCAAGGAATTGTGATTTCATTGTACTCGTACATTAATTCTGAACGGGTGAATATGTTATTGGCTGCTTTATCTTTCCATGTTCAAATATGTTTGTATAAACCAAAGGCTTTCAATAAACTAACTGTTAATTATGGCTTGAGGTTGGTTCTCTCCGTGCCGTGATCCTCCTGAGATGAACTAAGAGTGAAATATTGATGCTCGATTTGAGTATCAGCTGTGAGTATTCAAATCAAttgtttattaacaacaaattaggTATCAGAGGTCACCAAATCTAAATCCTAATCAGTTGAAATTTCATATTTACCTTGTGATTCCCTTGAAGATCTCCGAATCCCGGTATCATCTTTACTCTTCTTCTAATAGGCACACATTGGAATCAGcctagggaggcacagtggtgcagcggtagaattgctgccttacagcggtggagacgcgggtttgatcctgactacgggtgctgtctgtgtggagtttgtatgttctccctgtgtccgcagtattctctgggtgctccggtttcctcccacattccaaagacatgctggtttgtaggttaattggcatttccCATCGTgaaatattaattgatgataAAGAAGGCATGATTAATATAACTCTTACAAAATAGAATTCTGTGAGGTGTTTTTGGTATGTTCAGGCTGTAGGCAGAAGGTGCTGGGTACACACAGCCTATCGTAAACTCTAGATGATGCGAACAGATGGCCAATAATTACAGTTTAGTAAAATGGACCCGGGGAGAAGAAATTCAGCAGTAGATTGTGGAGCAATACATTTTGTTGAGAACAGTGAAGAAGGCAGAATAAATTAATGGGACCATTTTAAAGCAGAAACCAGGAGCAGGATTCTAGATTGTACACAAGTAAATATTCGGATAGacttgcatagagtggatgttggagtatctaggactagaggtcataacctcggaattaaaggacgttcatttgggaaggagttgaggaatttcttcagtcagagggtggagaatctgtggaattctttgccgaagaaggcagtggaggccaccaatagataattttaaggcagagatagatagattcttgattagtatgggtctcagggattatggggagaagggaggagaatagggttagcagggagagatagatcagccatgattgaatggcgtagacgaagggccgaatggcctaaacctgctatcacttatgaccttataatttaaaatgctggagtaattcaacgggtcagacagcatctctggagaaaaggagtctgATGaacggtctccacccgaaacatcacctattccttttctccagatatgccgcCTGACCTTGTAAATGTTCGGATATTGCAGGACAAACGACGATTCTTGATGTTGTATTTCCTCAGGACGTAAAAGGAGACCATTTCACAATCAGGCTAATTTAGCTCGATACCTAACCCCCAACTGTTTTTTCCGTTACTCCGCACATTTGCATCAACGTTTAACTTCATTccgggggtaatttacagtggccaataaaAGCTCCAAACCGCAATCTttagggttcaagaaggaactgcagatgctgaaagatcgaaagtacacaaaatgctggagaaactcagcgggtgcagcagcatctatggagcgaaggaaataggcaacgtttcaggccgaaacccttcttcagactccaattcCCTCCCATACCaatctttagggtgtgggagggaatTGGAACACCCAGAGCAAACTATGAGTCATGgcaagaaagtgcaaactccaggAACACCCAAGGTCACGGTTCAATGGTACATTATTGTCACGTAAACACTGCATTGCACGTACGAGTTGCGATATTTTGGCACCGTTTACAAATCATCGCGCAGAATCATGTCCCGTCCCCATTGCCTGTTGACCGACGTctcctccaatcggcgccctcgatcatcagtcccacccccactgtctcgtgaAAAGCAAAGATCCTAAAGATCTTTGGATCTTATAGCGGaacaagataggctactcctgctaaatgcaatgggctgacgtgtagtacgctacggaggggatcctgggcatttttccccgcccattttagtaaccggagcctacctgacccgacccgacccgacccgactcgcagtgtaattggggcaagtttgtgtgtgtgatatagggttagattcataattctgtcagttcatacttcttgtcaagaataaaatttgactctggtaattgtctttttttaatgttttttaaatcatttatttttaaatggctcacaagcagagtttgagttgattttgtaataaacggaaccgacccgactcgcagggtaattgacattgcgggggaagtttttgtgcgtgatatagggttagattaataattctgttagttcttgttaaaaaacaaaatgtttataaacacacatacatgaatgtgatataaatgtatataatcatataacacacacaattatatttcttctga belongs to Leucoraja erinacea ecotype New England chromosome 28, Leri_hhj_1, whole genome shotgun sequence and includes:
- the LOC129710671 gene encoding schlafen family member 13-like, producing the protein MALENIRPMKTSYPDLVLDAGTADFGETHRKKMKDHSLKKEQCRNIVIAACALLNSGGGIIHVKVGNKGYNKMTDAIGLDIEQGISNLVKKPSFLEFMLQGSTMWIFVQSWTNSIDEGRKLPRLCSIASNVYCRTGTQRIELSPLEVEDLFRNKPTLSQSSDEEDSDSSNGPAAKKSYLIPKCGNSDMLNQKEFQYGDVFNFGESEHIEFKAFSGKKTSERIKEAIPALMSSFANANGGFIFVGVTDSREVVGCSLEEPYSFISNIIKRKLKIVHNCSSPRDIEYTLNVASVMKGSGVVGSLIMLYVKQSCCVVFADNPDSWTVDDDLVKRMEYTKWAEMLLVKDPEMEELCVNFKNELSVTASPPSCKPVFSVGGDDSVDKLVQKFYKDDYKSVCGIKTFPETVSKDLFRGHPGLEDLFPGREPGGRKGILIFSRSWAVDINLPKHNGVICDALLLATGGTPMLYTIVKEEDEAITEYSRNTAMCIKQKLVNVGGYAGKLCVIPNILHYIDPEMAKHGNASCQQQTENVLQVQYPSSYEHLTKNDITKLLEAVIIVLLHFTSVLSDKIGSEFLNLLSFQQFQILHSKHDIENCKKLFIHGLPGTGKTVMAEHLVRRIINTFHCTGDEVLYICENSPLQIFMSRRLKCMCVTRTTFMKDEFPNVKHIVVDEAQNFRNEDGGSWYNKAQALRTNKETHPNGPGVFWIFMDHFQTSHIFPTGLPTIDDQDPKEELTIVVRNAKKIHNVVLENVIKTLKSWIEGSRFLKRLAQSTKCNHSIAGEAEINNEMTQMEIVNHIAEQIQSYIKEGYAPDDIAILCSNKNECENYHKLLHVKLEQQIVKAENILENAIVLDSLRRFSGLERTIVFAINPVPHSSQSELTPNIVVCVASRARTKLHIFYEVPFWLNAK